Proteins encoded within one genomic window of Aurantiacibacter spongiae:
- a CDS encoding acyltransferase family protein → MIAPPLDTRIPHLAALTGLRGVAAWMVVLYHARLLLTDWLPGGVTAMAGMGYLAVDVFFLLSGFVMWLNYGPRLRRDGLAGAPRFWWRRIARIWPLHALVLAGMVAFALVLLAAGRSTAGYPFGELPLHLLLVQNWGFTPDLSWNHPAWSISAELGAYLLFPLVAVSVRWEDMRPAMLIAAMIGAAFALHAVFALAGEPGLGGRIARLGLVRCVLEFAIGVMCANLWLSWRAGWTGALASALAGGVLAALGIAVGWPETAFVPLAFAALLLALALDGGPIARALGSAPLRWLGDASYATYLIHFPLFILVKLVGVDERLQLGPVGFVVYCAVLLALSGALHRWWEKPAQRWLNRRAPRPAAPRVPAE, encoded by the coding sequence GTGATCGCCCCGCCTCTCGACACCCGGATTCCGCACCTCGCCGCGCTGACGGGCCTGCGGGGCGTCGCCGCCTGGATGGTCGTCCTCTACCACGCGCGGCTGCTTCTGACCGACTGGCTGCCGGGGGGCGTCACCGCGATGGCGGGCATGGGCTACCTGGCGGTCGATGTGTTCTTCCTGCTCTCCGGCTTCGTCATGTGGCTCAATTACGGCCCCCGATTGCGGCGCGACGGGCTGGCCGGCGCGCCGCGCTTCTGGTGGCGACGCATCGCGCGCATCTGGCCGCTCCACGCGCTGGTGCTGGCGGGCATGGTCGCCTTCGCCCTCGTCCTGCTGGCGGCGGGGCGGAGCACGGCGGGCTATCCCTTCGGCGAGCTGCCGCTGCATCTGCTGCTGGTGCAGAACTGGGGCTTCACGCCCGATCTTTCGTGGAACCATCCGGCCTGGTCGATCAGCGCGGAGCTGGGCGCGTATCTGCTGTTCCCGCTTGTCGCCGTCAGTGTCCGGTGGGAAGACATGCGCCCCGCCATGCTGATCGCGGCCATGATCGGCGCGGCGTTTGCGCTGCACGCCGTGTTCGCCCTCGCCGGAGAACCGGGCCTCGGCGGACGGATCGCGCGACTTGGACTGGTCCGCTGTGTGCTGGAATTTGCCATCGGCGTCATGTGCGCCAATCTGTGGCTATCGTGGCGCGCAGGGTGGACCGGCGCGCTTGCCTCGGCGCTCGCCGGCGGGGTCCTGGCGGCGCTCGGAATTGCCGTCGGCTGGCCGGAGACGGCGTTCGTGCCGCTCGCCTTCGCCGCCCTCCTGCTCGCGCTGGCCCTCGACGGGGGGCCGATTGCGCGCGCCCTCGGCTCGGCCCCGCTGCGCTGGCTGGGCGATGCGAGTTACGCCACCTACCTGATCCATTTTCCGCTGTTCATTCTCGTCAAGCTAGTCGGCGTGGACGAGCGACTGCAACTCGGCCCTGTGGGTTTCGTCGTCTATTGCGCGGTGCTGCTGGCGTTGTCGGGCGCGCTTCACCGGTGGTGGGAAAAGCCGGCGCAGCGCTGGCTCAATCGCCGCGCCCCGCGCCCCGCCGCCCCGCGCGTTCCCGCCGAATAG